One Micromonospora sp. FIMYZ51 genomic window carries:
- a CDS encoding helix-turn-helix transcriptional regulator → MTSTPYARELADFLRNRRSRLRPEEIGLAPGPRRRVAGLRREELALLAGVSTDYYQRLEQGRDVRPSEDVLTGIARALALNAEETRHLHALARRAQRPPKPRRRTRETVPESIRRLLHSLHTPAVVVSRHLDLLAWNSMAAALYPGIGPSNVLIDMFSHPEAQGRCPGWRETVLDYLGFLRAAVAADPEHPRAQEIVGTLSIRSEEFRQLWARHDVREAVHGSKAFTHPQVGELRLDWDAYTPPGRTGPILIAYTAAPGSADAERMALLALARGAR, encoded by the coding sequence GTGACGAGCACGCCGTACGCCCGCGAGCTGGCTGACTTCCTGCGTAACCGCCGCTCCCGGCTGCGGCCGGAGGAGATCGGCCTGGCACCCGGCCCGCGCCGCCGGGTCGCCGGCCTGCGCCGGGAGGAGCTGGCCCTGCTCGCCGGCGTGAGCACCGACTACTACCAGCGCCTGGAACAGGGTCGGGACGTACGCCCCTCGGAGGACGTGCTGACCGGCATCGCCCGCGCCCTCGCCCTGAACGCGGAGGAGACCCGCCACCTGCACGCCCTCGCCCGTCGGGCGCAGCGACCGCCGAAGCCCCGGCGGCGCACCCGGGAGACGGTGCCGGAGAGCATCCGCCGGCTGCTGCACAGCCTGCACACCCCGGCCGTGGTGGTCAGCCGTCACCTGGATCTGCTCGCCTGGAACAGCATGGCCGCCGCGCTCTATCCGGGCATCGGGCCGAGCAACGTACTTATCGACATGTTCAGCCATCCCGAGGCGCAGGGCCGGTGCCCCGGCTGGCGCGAAACGGTGCTTGACTACCTGGGCTTTCTGCGTGCTGCGGTCGCCGCCGATCCGGAGCACCCGCGCGCACAGGAGATCGTCGGCACACTCAGCATCCGCAGCGAGGAGTTCCGGCAGCTCTGGGCCCGCCACGACGTACGCGAGGCGGTCCACGGCAGCAAGGCGTTCACCCATCCACAGGTTGGCGAGCTGCGTCTGGACTGGGACGCGTACACGCCGCCGGGACGTACCGGGCCGATCCTGATCGCGTACACCGCCGCACCGGGCAGCGCCGACGCCGAGCGAATGGCACTGCTCGCCCTCGCGCGGGGTGCACGGTGA
- a CDS encoding oxidoreductase yields MQNWTEKQIPDQHGRRAVVTGANSGVGRVTALELARHGSAVVLAVRNVAAGAEAAAAIRREVPGAEVEVRALDLASLASIRAFAGSLDGNLDLLVNNAGVSLTGRRPPPTVDGFDLQMGTNALGPYALTGLLLDRLAGGTQPRVVTVSSIVHRWRRLDLGDLMSERSYSGPRAYARSKLVATILGVELDRRLRATGSPVISVLAHPGMTNTNLSARALASRNALLRSVNRLSPLFVSPAREGARPQLCAATAAGVRGGQFFGPRGFQEIRGPVTEVRASASARDPENGRRMWAEAARLTGVAYL; encoded by the coding sequence ATGCAGAACTGGACCGAGAAACAGATCCCCGACCAGCATGGTCGACGCGCGGTGGTGACCGGGGCGAATTCGGGCGTGGGCCGGGTCACCGCGCTGGAACTGGCCCGACACGGGTCCGCGGTGGTGCTCGCGGTGCGCAACGTCGCGGCGGGAGCGGAGGCGGCTGCCGCGATCCGGCGCGAGGTGCCGGGGGCGGAGGTCGAGGTGCGGGCGCTGGATCTGGCCTCGCTCGCCTCGATCCGCGCCTTCGCCGGGAGCCTCGACGGCAACCTCGACCTGCTTGTCAACAACGCCGGAGTGTCGCTGACCGGCCGGCGACCGCCGCCGACCGTGGACGGCTTCGACCTGCAAATGGGTACGAACGCCCTCGGGCCGTACGCGCTGACCGGTCTCCTCCTCGATCGGCTGGCCGGCGGTACGCAACCCCGGGTGGTCACCGTGTCGTCGATCGTGCATCGGTGGCGCCGCCTCGACCTGGGCGATTTGATGTCCGAGCGTTCCTACAGCGGGCCCAGGGCGTACGCGCGCTCCAAGCTCGTCGCCACCATCCTCGGTGTGGAGCTGGACCGCCGGCTGCGCGCCACCGGGTCGCCGGTGATCAGCGTGCTCGCCCACCCCGGCATGACCAACACCAACCTCAGCGCCCGCGCGCTGGCCAGCCGGAACGCACTGCTGCGTTCGGTCAACCGGCTCAGTCCGCTGTTCGTCAGCCCCGCCAGGGAGGGTGCCCGGCCGCAGCTGTGCGCCGCGACCGCAGCCGGCGTACGGGGTGGGCAGTTCTTCGGCCCGCGTGGGTTCCAGGAGATCCGTGGACCGGTCACCGAGGTACGGGCGAGCGCGTCGGCGCGCGACCCGGAGAACGGGCGACGGATGTGGGCGGAGGCGGCCCGGCTCACCGGCGTCGCGTACCTCTGA
- a CDS encoding BCCT family transporter codes for MSEQVDDGQTAGASRTVDGVLLGLSVGGVLAVVVWGVLARDSLASVGESGLAWVINTFGWFFVVAANAFLVLAVVLAVSRFGRIRLGRDDDEPEFTNLAWIAMMFSAGMGIGLVFFAVAEPIQHYATPPPAIGVEPQTGPAGAAAMQYTLFHWTLHPWAIYAVVALALAYSTFRRGRQNRISAAFRPVLGDHADGAAGRAIDLLAIFATVFGTATSLGLGALQVAAGLDLVAGVPDSTMVEVVVIGALTLAFVISAFSGLHRGIKWLSTTNVVLAVALMFFVFVVGPTIYTLEVLPASIGDYLSNLVFMSTRTGAFSDHGWLGGWTIFYWAWWISWAPFVGTFIARISRGRTVRQFLIGVLLVPSGASAVWFAIMGGSALRVQSTGARDLVADAAAGSEQALFGLLDALPLAALTSVLAMVLVALYFVTSADSASLVLGSLTSRGALRPHRLLVVLWGILIGAVAAVLLLVGGLDALQQATIMIALPFVLVMLGLAAALVKDMAEDPLLAVPARTRRHGLAEAVRTARSYEEEDPPPVRRYLRRRPRS; via the coding sequence ATGAGCGAGCAGGTCGATGACGGGCAGACCGCTGGCGCGAGCCGCACGGTCGACGGGGTGCTGCTCGGGCTGAGCGTCGGCGGGGTGCTCGCCGTGGTGGTCTGGGGGGTGCTGGCGCGTGACTCGCTGGCCAGCGTCGGTGAGTCCGGCCTGGCCTGGGTGATCAACACCTTCGGCTGGTTCTTCGTGGTGGCGGCGAACGCCTTCCTGGTGCTGGCGGTGGTGCTGGCGGTGTCCCGGTTCGGCCGGATCCGATTGGGCCGGGACGACGACGAGCCGGAGTTCACCAACCTGGCCTGGATCGCCATGATGTTCAGCGCCGGCATGGGCATCGGCCTGGTCTTCTTCGCCGTCGCCGAACCCATCCAGCACTACGCCACGCCGCCGCCGGCGATCGGCGTCGAGCCGCAGACCGGCCCGGCCGGCGCAGCCGCCATGCAGTACACGCTTTTCCACTGGACCCTGCACCCGTGGGCGATCTACGCGGTGGTGGCGCTGGCGCTTGCGTACTCGACGTTCCGCCGGGGCCGGCAGAACCGGATCTCCGCGGCGTTCCGGCCGGTGCTTGGCGACCATGCCGACGGCGCCGCCGGACGGGCGATCGACCTGTTGGCCATCTTCGCCACCGTCTTCGGCACGGCCACCAGCCTCGGTCTCGGCGCGCTCCAGGTGGCCGCCGGGTTGGACCTGGTCGCCGGCGTACCGGACAGCACCATGGTGGAGGTGGTGGTGATCGGTGCGCTCACCCTGGCCTTCGTGATCTCCGCCTTCTCCGGGCTGCACCGGGGCATCAAGTGGCTCTCCACCACAAACGTGGTGCTTGCCGTCGCGCTGATGTTCTTCGTCTTCGTGGTCGGCCCGACCATCTACACGCTCGAGGTGCTGCCCGCCTCGATCGGCGACTACCTGAGCAACCTGGTCTTCATGTCCACCCGGACCGGGGCCTTCTCGGACCACGGCTGGCTGGGCGGCTGGACGATCTTCTACTGGGCATGGTGGATCTCCTGGGCGCCCTTCGTCGGCACCTTCATCGCGCGCATCTCCCGGGGCCGTACCGTCCGGCAGTTCCTGATCGGAGTACTGCTGGTGCCCAGCGGTGCCAGCGCCGTGTGGTTCGCGATCATGGGCGGCAGCGCGCTGCGGGTGCAGTCCACCGGAGCCCGTGACCTGGTCGCGGACGCTGCGGCCGGCAGCGAGCAGGCGCTGTTCGGGCTACTCGACGCACTGCCGCTGGCGGCGCTGACAAGCGTGCTGGCCATGGTGCTCGTCGCGCTCTACTTCGTCACCAGCGCCGACTCCGCGTCGCTGGTGCTCGGCTCGCTTACCTCCCGAGGCGCGCTGCGACCGCACCGGCTACTTGTGGTCCTCTGGGGCATCCTGATCGGTGCCGTCGCCGCGGTGCTGCTGCTCGTCGGCGGACTCGACGCCCTCCAACAGGCCACCATCATGATCGCGTTGCCGTTCGTGCTGGTGATGCTCGGTCTGGCCGCCGCGCTGGTCAAGGACATGGCCGAGGATCCGCTGCTGGCCGTGCCGGCGAGGACCCGCCGGCACGGCCTGGCCGAGGCGGTGCGCACCGCCCGGTCGTACGAGGAGGAGGATCCGCCTCCGGTCCGGCGCTACCTGCGTCGCCGGCCACGAAGCTGA
- a CDS encoding siderophore-interacting protein, with protein sequence MTQRPKTVTSARVLRTERPTPHVVRLVLGGAELAGLPVGEFTDHYIKIVFPVAGVDYPRPMDLAAIRREQPREHWPRLRAYTVRAWDAAAGELTIDVVHHGDEGLAGPWAAGLRPGDEVLFTGPGGAYAPNPAADWHLLVGDESALPAIAAALARLPVDAPAHVFVEVDGPADEQPLASPGAARLTWLHRGERPVGEALVAAVRGFAFPPGTVHAFVHGEAGFVRDLRRLLRVDRGVPREWLSISGYWRRGVDDEGWRASKPDWNRQVEADEQGNASISLP encoded by the coding sequence ATGACGCAGCGCCCGAAGACAGTCACCTCCGCCCGCGTGCTGCGCACCGAGCGGCCCACCCCGCACGTGGTCCGGTTGGTGCTCGGTGGGGCGGAACTGGCCGGCCTGCCGGTCGGCGAGTTCACCGACCACTACATCAAGATCGTGTTTCCGGTCGCCGGGGTCGACTATCCGCGCCCGATGGACCTCGCCGCGATCCGCCGCGAGCAGCCGCGCGAGCACTGGCCACGGCTGCGCGCGTACACCGTGCGGGCCTGGGATGCGGCGGCCGGCGAGTTGACGATCGACGTGGTGCACCACGGTGACGAGGGGTTGGCCGGCCCGTGGGCGGCCGGGCTGCGACCGGGCGACGAGGTTCTCTTCACCGGGCCCGGCGGGGCGTACGCGCCGAACCCGGCGGCGGACTGGCACCTGCTGGTCGGCGACGAGAGCGCGCTGCCGGCGATCGCCGCCGCCCTGGCCCGGCTGCCGGTCGACGCGCCCGCGCACGTCTTCGTCGAAGTCGACGGCCCGGCCGACGAACAGCCCCTGGCCAGTCCCGGTGCGGCCCGCCTGACCTGGCTGCACCGTGGCGAGCGGCCGGTCGGCGAGGCACTGGTGGCGGCCGTACGCGGATTCGCCTTCCCGCCCGGCACGGTGCACGCCTTCGTGCACGGCGAGGCGGGCTTCGTCCGCGACCTGCGCCGGCTGTTGCGGGTGGACCGAGGCGTGCCGCGCGAGTGGCTGTCGATCTCCGGTTACTGGCGCCGGGGCGTGGACGACGAGGGCTGGCGGGCCAGCAAGCCGGACTGGAACCGCCAGGTCGAGGCCGACGAACAGGGCAACGCCTCCATCTCGCTGCCTTGA
- a CDS encoding deoxyguanosinetriphosphate triphosphohydrolase, with translation MTADAARRVAGGEAARRVVEPAKDAGHGRSPYQRDRARVLHSAAFRRLAAKTQVHTAGTDDFLRTRLTHSLEVAQIAREMGARLGCDPDVVDTAGLAHDLGHPPFGHNGETALDTVAAACGGFEGNAQTLRVLTRLEAKVYGPDGESAGLNLTRASLDAVAKYPWPRRPGRRKFGVYADDLPVFAWLRSGSPAGDRCCLEAQVMDWADDVAYSVHDVEDAIHGGYLTLEPLLADADERAALCADVAAVYSLESPDYLGEALRELLADPVLAPLAHYDGSHRAQAALKATTSVLTGRFVATAVAATTARFGPGPHRRYAADLVVPRPLRARCALLKGIALRYVMRRADAQGRYERQREILTDLARVLTERAPEALDPVFAPLWRAAPDDAARLRVVVDQVASLTDPAATAWHARLLH, from the coding sequence TTGACCGCTGACGCGGCGCGGCGGGTCGCCGGCGGGGAGGCGGCACGGCGGGTGGTGGAGCCGGCCAAGGACGCCGGCCACGGTCGGTCGCCGTACCAGCGGGACCGCGCCCGGGTGCTGCACTCGGCGGCCTTCCGCCGGCTCGCCGCGAAGACCCAGGTGCACACGGCGGGCACCGACGACTTCCTGCGTACCCGACTGACCCACTCGCTGGAGGTGGCCCAGATCGCCCGGGAGATGGGCGCCCGGCTGGGCTGCGACCCCGACGTGGTGGACACCGCCGGGCTGGCGCACGACCTCGGGCACCCGCCGTTCGGGCACAACGGCGAAACCGCGTTGGACACGGTGGCGGCGGCCTGCGGCGGGTTCGAGGGCAACGCGCAGACGCTGCGCGTACTGACCCGTCTGGAGGCCAAGGTGTACGGCCCGGACGGCGAATCCGCCGGGTTGAACCTCACCCGCGCCTCGCTCGACGCGGTCGCCAAGTATCCGTGGCCCCGCCGGCCGGGCCGGCGCAAGTTCGGGGTGTACGCCGACGACCTGCCCGTCTTCGCCTGGTTGCGGTCCGGCTCCCCGGCCGGCGATCGGTGCTGCCTGGAGGCGCAGGTGATGGACTGGGCCGACGACGTGGCGTACTCGGTGCACGACGTGGAGGACGCCATCCACGGCGGGTACCTGACGCTGGAGCCGCTGCTCGCCGACGCCGACGAACGGGCCGCTCTCTGCGCCGACGTCGCCGCGGTCTATTCGCTCGAATCGCCCGACTATCTCGGCGAGGCACTGCGCGAACTGCTCGCCGATCCGGTGCTCGCCCCGCTGGCCCACTACGACGGCAGCCACCGCGCCCAGGCCGCGCTCAAGGCCACCACGAGCGTGCTGACCGGGCGTTTCGTGGCGACCGCGGTGGCCGCCACCACCGCCCGGTTCGGCCCCGGCCCGCATCGACGCTACGCCGCCGACCTCGTCGTACCTCGACCGCTGCGGGCCCGGTGTGCGCTGCTCAAGGGCATCGCCCTGCGGTACGTGATGCGCCGCGCCGACGCGCAGGGACGCTACGAACGACAGCGGGAGATTCTTACCGACCTGGCCCGGGTGCTGACCGAGCGGGCCCCGGAGGCGCTCGATCCGGTCTTCGCCCCGCTGTGGCGCGCCGCCCCGGACGACGCCGCCCGGTTGCGGGTGGTGGTCGACCAGGTGGCCTCGCTCACCGATCCGGCCGCGACGGCCTGGCACGCCCGCCTGCTGCACTGA
- a CDS encoding VOC family protein, whose product MTSVWQSLTVDARDPARLARWWAEALGYQVVTERPDEVEIRQSADRLPGIVFVPVNGAKEGKNRLHLDLRPADREAEVERLVDMGARHVDVGQDGDDWTVLADPEGNEFCVLRQRVD is encoded by the coding sequence ATGACCAGCGTCTGGCAGAGCCTGACGGTCGACGCCCGGGACCCGGCCCGGTTGGCGCGCTGGTGGGCCGAGGCGTTGGGCTACCAGGTGGTCACCGAACGACCGGACGAGGTGGAGATCCGGCAGTCCGCCGACCGGCTGCCCGGCATCGTCTTCGTGCCGGTCAACGGGGCCAAGGAGGGCAAGAACCGGCTGCACCTCGATCTGCGCCCGGCCGACCGGGAGGCCGAGGTGGAACGGCTTGTCGACATGGGTGCCCGGCACGTCGACGTGGGACAGGACGGTGACGACTGGACGGTGCTCGCCGACCCGGAGGGCAACGAGTTCTGCGTACTGCGGCAGCGTGTGGATTGA
- a CDS encoding roadblock/LC7 domain-containing protein — protein sequence MDTETIMGTELRRLRRRRPEVAGTLLAGTDGLLISTDLPATDAAHLAALAAASFGLGHRMAATVRQGEFHESVVHTEAGCVVTFPAGQDALLTLIAAPGADLAALREEARAVADRAGPMLAARRHPASALRPPDPHAPLAVRTPMATLPVQRPRRDPHITWRRPPI from the coding sequence GTGGACACGGAAACGATTATGGGCACCGAGTTGCGGCGGTTGCGCCGACGGCGGCCCGAGGTCGCCGGCACGCTCCTCGCCGGCACGGACGGCCTGCTGATCTCCACCGACCTGCCCGCCACGGACGCCGCCCACCTGGCCGCTTTGGCGGCGGCCAGCTTCGGCCTCGGCCACCGGATGGCGGCCACCGTCCGGCAGGGCGAGTTCCACGAGTCGGTGGTGCACACCGAGGCCGGCTGCGTGGTCACCTTTCCGGCCGGCCAGGACGCCCTGCTGACCCTGATCGCCGCCCCCGGGGCCGATCTCGCCGCGTTGCGGGAGGAGGCGCGGGCGGTGGCCGACCGGGCCGGCCCGATGCTCGCCGCCCGGCGCCACCCCGCGTCGGCGCTGCGCCCGCCGGATCCGCACGCCCCGCTGGCCGTGCGCACTCCGATGGCCACCCTGCCGGTGCAGCGGCCCCGTCGGGACCCGCACATCACCTGGCGGCGGCCCCCGATCTGA
- the ppdK gene encoding pyruvate, phosphate dikinase, giving the protein MTAHRTVEHKYVYDFAEGNKDLKDLLGGKGANLAEMTNLGLPVPPGFTITTEACKAYLATGEEPAGLADQIAAHLAALEREMGRRLGDPDDPLLVSVRSGAKFSMPGMMETVLNVGLNDRSVAGLARQASAGADSGAAGGADRFAWDSYRRLIQMFGKTVCDVPGEEFEHAIDEVKRVKGSTNDLDLDADDLRGLVDTYKKIFSAHTGREFPQDPREQLDLAIRAVFESWNAERAVIYRRQERIPADLGTAVNVVAMVFGNLGPDSGTGVAFTRDPASGAQGIYGDYLANAQGEDVVAGIRNTVPLQELERIDKTSYDELLSYMARLEQHYRDLCDIEFTIERGKLWMLQTRVGKRTAAAAFVIAGQLVDEGLIDLDEALHRVNGAQLAQLMFPRFALDHDFQPVATGIGASPGAAVGKVVFTSARAVELAGQGEDVILVRRETNPDDLNGMIAARGILTSRGGKTSHAAVVARGMGKTCVSGADELDIAVPQRRFTVGGQTVNEGDVVSIDGTTGKVYLGEVPVMPSEVVRYFERELDPETIDDPLVRAVHRIMTHADATRRLAVRTNADTGADAARARRFGAEGIGLCRTEHMFLGDRRELVERLILARDATERDKALAALLPLQRADFAEIFREMDGQPVTVRLIDPPLHEFLPPLEQLAVDVAVAQERGEDVAKEEALLAAVRRMHEENPMLGLRGVRLGLVIPGLFAMQVRAITEAAVEYTRQGVRSCPEIMVPLVGAVQELETVRAEAEKIIAEVVGGSDVEVLIGTMIEVPRAALTAGQIAEAAEFFSFGTNDLTQMGWGFSRDDVEGAFFWRYLELGIFGISPFESIDADGIGRLVRIAAEEGRAARPGLKLGVCGEHGGDPDSVHFFHSVGLDYVSCSPFRVPVARLEAGRAAVVTAGSDSR; this is encoded by the coding sequence GTGACAGCGCACAGGACGGTCGAGCACAAGTACGTCTACGACTTCGCCGAGGGCAACAAGGACCTCAAGGACCTGCTCGGCGGCAAGGGGGCCAACCTGGCCGAGATGACAAATCTCGGCCTGCCGGTTCCGCCCGGCTTCACGATCACCACCGAGGCGTGCAAGGCGTACCTGGCCACCGGCGAGGAGCCGGCGGGGCTGGCCGACCAGATCGCCGCGCACCTGGCGGCGCTGGAACGGGAGATGGGTCGACGCCTGGGTGACCCGGACGACCCGCTGCTGGTCTCCGTACGCTCCGGGGCGAAGTTCTCCATGCCCGGCATGATGGAGACCGTTCTGAACGTGGGTCTCAACGACCGCAGCGTGGCAGGACTCGCCCGACAGGCCAGCGCCGGGGCTGACTCGGGTGCCGCCGGTGGGGCCGACCGGTTCGCCTGGGACTCGTACCGGCGGCTGATCCAGATGTTCGGCAAGACCGTCTGCGACGTGCCGGGCGAGGAGTTCGAACACGCCATCGACGAGGTCAAGCGGGTCAAGGGCAGCACAAACGACCTCGACCTGGACGCGGACGACCTGCGCGGGCTGGTCGACACGTACAAGAAGATCTTCAGTGCGCACACCGGGCGGGAGTTCCCGCAGGATCCGCGCGAGCAGCTCGACCTGGCCATCCGCGCGGTCTTCGAGTCGTGGAACGCCGAGCGGGCCGTGATCTACCGCCGGCAGGAGCGGATTCCGGCCGACCTCGGCACCGCCGTGAACGTGGTGGCGATGGTCTTCGGCAACCTCGGCCCGGACTCCGGCACCGGGGTCGCCTTCACCCGCGACCCGGCCAGTGGCGCCCAGGGCATCTACGGTGACTACCTGGCCAACGCCCAGGGCGAGGACGTGGTCGCCGGCATCCGCAACACGGTGCCGTTGCAGGAGTTGGAGCGGATCGACAAGACCTCCTACGACGAGTTGCTCAGCTACATGGCCCGCCTGGAGCAGCACTACCGGGACCTCTGCGACATCGAGTTCACCATCGAGCGCGGCAAGCTGTGGATGTTGCAGACGCGGGTCGGCAAGCGGACCGCCGCCGCCGCCTTCGTCATCGCCGGCCAGCTCGTCGACGAGGGCTTGATCGACCTCGACGAGGCCCTGCACCGGGTCAACGGCGCCCAGCTCGCCCAGCTGATGTTCCCCCGGTTCGCGCTCGACCACGACTTCCAGCCGGTCGCCACCGGCATCGGCGCCTCGCCCGGCGCGGCGGTCGGCAAGGTGGTCTTCACCTCGGCCCGCGCGGTCGAGCTGGCCGGGCAGGGCGAGGACGTCATCCTGGTCCGCCGGGAAACCAACCCGGACGACCTGAACGGCATGATCGCCGCCCGGGGCATCCTCACCTCGCGCGGCGGCAAGACCAGCCACGCCGCGGTGGTGGCCCGGGGGATGGGCAAGACCTGCGTCTCCGGCGCCGACGAGCTGGACATCGCGGTGCCGCAACGCAGGTTCACCGTCGGCGGGCAGACCGTCAACGAGGGCGACGTGGTCTCGATCGACGGCACCACCGGCAAGGTCTACCTCGGCGAGGTGCCGGTCATGCCGTCGGAGGTGGTGCGCTACTTCGAGCGCGAACTCGACCCCGAGACGATCGACGACCCGCTGGTCCGGGCCGTCCACCGGATCATGACGCACGCCGACGCCACCCGGCGGCTGGCGGTCCGCACAAACGCCGACACCGGCGCGGACGCGGCGCGGGCCCGGCGCTTCGGCGCCGAGGGCATCGGGCTGTGCCGCACCGAACACATGTTCCTCGGCGACCGGCGGGAGTTGGTCGAGCGGCTGATCCTGGCCCGGGACGCGACCGAGCGGGACAAGGCCCTGGCCGCGCTGCTGCCGTTGCAGCGGGCGGACTTCGCGGAGATCTTCCGGGAGATGGACGGGCAGCCGGTCACCGTCCGGCTGATCGACCCGCCGCTGCACGAGTTCCTGCCGCCCCTGGAGCAGCTCGCGGTCGACGTCGCGGTGGCGCAGGAGCGCGGCGAGGACGTGGCCAAGGAGGAGGCGCTGCTCGCCGCGGTACGCCGGATGCACGAGGAGAACCCGATGCTGGGGCTGCGCGGCGTACGCCTCGGCCTGGTCATCCCCGGCCTGTTCGCGATGCAGGTCCGCGCGATCACGGAGGCCGCGGTGGAGTACACCCGGCAGGGCGTCCGCTCCTGCCCGGAGATCATGGTCCCGCTCGTCGGCGCAGTGCAGGAGTTGGAGACGGTACGCGCCGAAGCCGAGAAGATCATCGCCGAGGTGGTCGGCGGCAGCGACGTCGAGGTGCTGATCGGCACCATGATCGAGGTGCCCCGAGCCGCGCTGACCGCCGGCCAGATCGCCGAGGCGGCGGAGTTCTTCTCCTTCGGCACCAACGACCTGACCCAGATGGGCTGGGGCTTCTCCCGCGACGACGTGGAGGGTGCCTTCTTCTGGCGTTACCTGGAGCTGGGCATCTTCGGCATCTCACCGTTCGAGTCGATCGACGCCGACGGGATCGGCCGGTTGGTGCGCATCGCGGCGGAGGAAGGCCGGGCCGCCCGTCCCGGGCTGAAGCTCGGCGTCTGTGGTGAGCACGGTGGCGATCCGGACTCGGTGCACTTCTTCCACTCGGTCGGGCTGGACTACGTCTCCTGCTCGCCGTTCCGGGTGCCGGTGGCCCGACTGGAGGCGGGCCGGGCCGCGGTGGTGACGGCCGGCTCGGACAGTCGCTGA
- a CDS encoding beta-N-acetylhexosaminidase produces MAARGRTAAELAGAAAREAAARLAPPAPVRLGDVLPAPERVSPDPTADHLLRADAVIRVSADPAALAVGEQLAALLRPATGYPLPVTDTATPTPTGGIALHLAGDDDLGAEGYRLDIAADGVRIRAGTAAGLQHGVQTLRQLLPAAIESPSPVAARWVLPGGSIVDRPRYPYRGAMLDVARHFFGVPDVLRVIDHLARYKLNHLHLHLTDDQGWRIALDSWPRLATVGGAGAVGGGPGGYYTQADYRRIVAYAAARHITVVPEIDLPGHTNAALVAYPELAPDRVAPPPYTGTEVGFSYVDPTSERTYDFVADVLGEVAALTPGGWLHIGGDEAFKVPAEEYARFVERVQRIVAGLGRRMIGWHQIAPAAHADGRVLQWWGTNGDDPVTADAVRRGGKLILSPGNHAYLDMKYTPDTPIGHDWAGLIDVRRAYDWDPGTHLTGVPADAVLGVEAPLWTESVTTLAEIEFMLLPRLPAIAELGWSTPATHDWTAFRDRLAGHGPRWSTAGIAYHRAPEIPWPAPIPTPRTPTSPTPARPRPAH; encoded by the coding sequence CTGGCGGCACGGGGGCGTACCGCCGCAGAGCTGGCCGGGGCGGCGGCGCGGGAGGCGGCGGCGCGGCTCGCCCCGCCGGCCCCGGTCCGGCTCGGCGACGTGCTGCCCGCCCCCGAGCGGGTCAGCCCGGATCCGACCGCCGACCATCTGCTGCGGGCCGACGCGGTGATCCGGGTCAGCGCCGACCCGGCCGCGCTTGCCGTCGGTGAGCAGCTCGCCGCGCTGCTGCGCCCGGCCACCGGCTACCCGCTGCCGGTCACCGACACCGCCACGCCGACCCCGACCGGCGGAATCGCGCTGCACCTGGCCGGCGACGACGACCTCGGAGCCGAGGGCTACCGGCTCGACATCGCCGCCGACGGGGTACGCATCCGCGCCGGCACCGCCGCCGGCCTACAGCACGGGGTGCAGACGCTGCGGCAACTCCTGCCGGCCGCGATCGAGAGCCCGAGCCCGGTCGCCGCCCGCTGGGTGCTGCCCGGCGGGTCGATCGTCGACCGGCCGCGCTATCCGTACCGGGGCGCGATGCTCGACGTGGCCCGGCACTTCTTCGGCGTACCCGACGTGCTGCGGGTCATCGACCACCTGGCCCGGTACAAGCTCAACCACCTGCACCTGCACCTCACCGACGACCAGGGCTGGCGGATCGCGCTCGACTCCTGGCCGAGGCTGGCCACCGTCGGCGGAGCCGGTGCGGTCGGCGGCGGTCCCGGCGGGTACTACACCCAGGCCGACTACCGGCGGATCGTGGCGTACGCGGCGGCCCGGCACATCACCGTGGTGCCGGAGATCGACCTGCCCGGCCACACCAACGCCGCGCTTGTCGCGTACCCGGAGCTGGCGCCGGATCGGGTGGCACCGCCGCCGTACACCGGCACCGAGGTCGGGTTCAGCTACGTCGACCCGACAAGCGAGCGGACGTACGACTTCGTCGCCGACGTGCTCGGCGAGGTGGCCGCGCTCACCCCTGGCGGGTGGTTGCACATCGGCGGCGACGAGGCGTTCAAGGTGCCCGCCGAGGAGTACGCCCGTTTCGTCGAGCGGGTCCAGCGGATCGTCGCCGGGCTGGGCCGACGCATGATCGGTTGGCACCAGATCGCCCCGGCCGCCCACGCCGACGGGCGCGTCCTGCAATGGTGGGGCACCAACGGCGACGACCCGGTCACCGCCGACGCGGTGCGCCGGGGCGGCAAGCTGATCCTCTCCCCCGGCAACCACGCCTACCTCGACATGAAATACACCCCGGACACCCCGATCGGGCACGACTGGGCCGGCCTGATCGACGTACGCCGGGCGTACGACTGGGACCCGGGCACCCACCTGACCGGGGTGCCGGCCGACGCGGTGCTCGGTGTCGAGGCGCCGCTGTGGACCGAGTCGGTGACCACCCTCGCCGAGATCGAGTTCATGCTGCTGCCCCGACTGCCGGCCATCGCCGAGCTGGGCTGGTCCACGCCGGCCACGCACGACTGGACCGCGTTCCGCGACCGGCTGGCCGGCCACGGCCCCCGCTGGAGCACCGCCGGCATCGCCTACCACCGTGCCCCCGAGATCCCCTGGCCCGCTCCCATCCCCACCCCCCGTACGCCCACCTCTCCCACCCCTGCCCGCCCGCGACCAGCTCATTGA